In one window of Chiloscyllium plagiosum isolate BGI_BamShark_2017 chromosome 44, ASM401019v2, whole genome shotgun sequence DNA:
- the LOC122543521 gene encoding zinc finger protein 135-like isoform X2: MEKPWECSDCGKGFRFPSALETHRRSHTGERPFSCPECKKAFRDSSALLKHQRVHTGERPFSCPECGKAFSNSSALLKHQRVHTGERPFSCPECGKAFSDSFHLMRHRRVHMRERPFSCPECGKAFSNSSALLKHQRVHTGERPFSCPECGKGFSNSSALLKHQRVHTEERPFNCPECGKAFNDSSNLLTHRRVHTGDRPFPCRECGKAFRYSSQLLTHQRVHTGERPFSCPECGKAFNDSSNLLTHRQIHTGERPFPCPECGKAFSNSSALLKHQRVHTGNRPFKCPECGKAFNDSFNLLTHRRVHTGERPFPCAKCGKAFREGNCRCGRRFIQSSQLHPLPGLAYK; this comes from the coding sequence atggagaaaccgtggGAGTGTAGCGACTGCGGGAAAGGCTTCCGTTTCCCGTCGGCCCTTGAGactcatcggcgcagtcacacaggggagaggcccttcagctgccctgagtgcaaGAAGGCCTTCAGAgattcctctgccctgctgaagcaccagcgggtccacacaggggagaggcccttcagctgccctgagtgtgggaaggccttcagcaattcctctgccCTGTtgaagcaccagcgggtccacacgggggagagacccttcagctgccctgaatGCGGGAAAGCCTTCAGCGATTCCTTCCACCTGATGAGGCATCGGAGGGTCCACAtgagggagaggcccttcagttgccccgagtgtgggaaggccttcagcaattcctctgccctgctgaagcaccagcgggtccacacgggggagaggcccttcagctgccccgagtgcgggaagggcttcagcaattcctctgccctgctgaagcaccagcgggtccacacggagGAGAGGCCCTTCaactgccccgagtgtgggaaagCCTTCAACgattcctccaacctgctgacccaccggcgggtccacacgggggacaGGCCATTCCCCTGCAgagagtgcgggaaggccttcaggtATTCTTCTCAGCTGCTGactcaccagcgggtccacacgggggaaaggcccttcagctgccctgagtgtgggaaggccttcaacgattcctccaacctgctgacccaccggcagatccacacgggggagaggccattcccctgccccgagtgtgggaaggctttcagcaattcctctgccctgctgaagcaccagcgggtccacacggggaacaggcccttcaaatgccccgagtgcgggaaggccttcaacGATTCCTTCAACCTGCTGACCCAtcggcgggtccacacgggggagaggccattcccctgcgCAAAGTGCGGAAAGGCCTTCAG